The nucleotide window AGTTACATGATCTTTCTTAATAGAAGAAGCTGAGAGACATTCTTCCATTAGACCTCTTATTTTATACTCAAGTCTGCTCTCCTGCCGCCTTCATAGGATCTATGTGGGACAAGCAAGCTAGTTTTTGATCCCTAATTTATACATAGATTAAGATCAGCTTTAATTCCAACAAGCGTAGACTATCTCAAGGAATCAAGAAGGAGTGAATTAATTCTCTCCATCTGCAACttacttgttttttgttggCTGACGGCAGTGAACAGTCTTACGAAGGAGTGATAGTGGGAATCTGGGATTGAATAAATAGATCAACTTCTTCACGTTGAGGACTTGAGGCTGCTCTCGAGAATAAAGTTTATACATATTATAACTTGTAATAACCGTATAATCCCATATATTTGTGATAATATAACACTACTCCGGCGGTCCGGCCACTTCGATCTCAGAATACTTTGAGGCTGCACTAGAACAACGTACCTTACATTATCATATGAACATCTTAGCCAAGTAGCCGGCATACGTATGGTACATCCGGTACATACACCAATGTTTTGGACTTTGTTGAGTAATGTTGAAAAATCAAGAACAAGTTGTAATTAGAATAAGGAGCATATCTATATATTTATGATGTCTCTGTTTTATTAGAATAAGGGCAAAATTGAACCAAGGCTCTCGTCTCTGATATCGTTGTAGTCATCAGGGAGGCCTCGTGATCATGACGTACAAATTTATACATGTCAAACAGAAAAAACTATGGACAGAGGAAAACCAATTAATGGAAATGCTATATACAAACTCCCgtcataattaaaataaaaaagtaaaaaattatGCTTTGGCTCAGAGACTCGAGAAATGAAGACGTATAATCAGATTGTTCAGATGGATGGACGGAAAGTTCTGATTTAATAGCGACTGCTTGGCTCCACTCCAACGGACTTGAGCGTCTCCGCCTTGCGTGGCCTGCAAGTATCAACCAACACCCTCCAGTACGGATCATCTTAAATATGAACTAGTAAATAATAAATGTAAAGGGAAACAGAGTTGAGGTAGCTAGGGACGTACGCAGTAAAAGGGTTAGGGCGGGAGGGGTCGTGGACGGTGTTGGTGTTGTCCTGGATATGAGCGACTTTCCTGAGGAAAGACTTGCTGATGAACTTGTCAGCAGAGCCGACGACAGCATCGGGATCATCCACCTCCGGTACCGATTCCCTCTTAGTCTTGCGGAAGTTGACGACGGGGGAATGCACCAGTTGTTGTTTTGCAGTGTGAATCGCTATTAACACTGCCGCCCCGACCATTCCGGCTACAATCCAAATGGGTGCATTCTCGGCCTTCATAAGAGCAGCCCTAAATATATAAACATCAAATCAGTATACAAATGATGCCAAATTCAATAACACATAAAAACGCACGAGACAAATATGAGAAACTTGTGGAGAAAAAAAGACAATATATGCTAACAACTATAATGCCAAGCCCTGTTTTTGATTAAGTGGGGTTGGATGGGATCTCAGTTGTGCGCGCTTTTCGTTTTCATTCTCCATTCTTTATTGTGTTAatttttgggttattatcacaaatggtacctgaactatacttcaatcttatcgatagtacctgaatttcaattttgatcacaaccagtccctgaacttttcgatttcattttaaatatatggtacctagagccacctccggtcactattccgactaaaaacggcatgagaggcaatcatagtgatgattttttatgatttcaagggttgcaatcatatatatagtgatgattttttggtaatagacttgccttgaacttgttttttttttcttttcttttttagatttggcttttttggccggaatagtgaccgaatgtggccttaggtaccatttaaaatgaaatagaaaagttcgggtactggttgtgatcaaaattgaagttcaggtaccatcgataaaatagaagataagttcaagtatcatttatgataataacccttaatttttttattttttttttagttgcgattgatagactttttcattATTAATCGAAATACTATCATAACTAGATCTATGTATAAAATGTGTTtttcttataagtgttgggtcatttgcaaCGTCAgtacatagaataatttccattctATGTGTACTTGCACCGACATAATTAAATGgatagttagattatattaaataaacTTTTAGGttgttaataaaaatattaattataaatatcaagggttgagataaTCTTATAAGTGTTTGGTCATTTACACCgttggtgcatagaataatttccaattttgtttttcttttcttaaataATAGACATATATAGCATTAATCCAAGAAATTAATGAGGTAGAATACCTTTTTTCCACTTTGTCAAgtattttttgttctttatcTGATAGAGAAGAAACATGTGCAGTTGCTGGTTTCATGTTGGGGATGGTTGAGGTTGCAAACGACCGCTTCTCTCCCAACTGGGTCAGCAATGATCTGCAGTAGTTCTGCAGGCGTCAACAGATACATCATTTCAGCAATcagccaaaaagaaaagaaataaaaaacttGGCAAAAGAATTAAGGAAATGCACTTTATAATTTGATAATAGAGAAGTTACCGCTGCTCTTGAAGccatttttgttcaaatactaCAGGGATGGATAATACTTGGAGCTATTTGTCTTTCAAGATCGATGAATCTGCTTTCGTTATACTTAAATTATATAGGGATAAGGTAGGCTTTTTCGTGGTTCTTGCTTCACCAATTAATGGTCAACAGCTAAATCCAGTCCTagctataaatatatatatatatatatatgtgtgtgtgtgtatctgaGCGTTTCACTGCCATTTGCCCCTGATGTACGTACTTACAAATATAGCAAGGTTTCTAGCTCTGAGAATCGATCACCTTTGTTCCATCAATTCCTAATATTTAGTACAGCCTCTCAATATCTATCTCTACTAATAGCCGCCGGATATTTTGAAAATGTAAATCGTCTATAATCCTACTGGTATCATATCTTTACCTCCGGGAACATAAAATTTTGTAAAATTATGCGTCTCCCCAAAAATACTACTTCACCATACTCGAGATAATATAATCTAAAAGCAAAATGCCCCCTAAATGTTGGGAACGTCTTCCGTGCTCGGAGCATGCGGTGCTCGAAGTTTTGGGGTCCACCTACGTGATTTTCACGTGACTGGTTATCAAAACAAAATGCATATAGGAAAGGTTTAGCCGGTTAGTCGGTTCCCAGTTCCAAGTTTTACACAGACTGGGTTTTGTGTGAAATGAAATTAATGCAGACCAGGGTGAATTGATTTATCAATTTATCTAGGTAGAAATGGATCTTGGATTGAGTTCTCGTGGGAGTGTTCATCACCATGCTCCTCACTGGATTCCAAACTCATTTTCAGTTTTTCACCGTCAGCTGCAGAATTCAGCCGGGATTTGACCAACTCACTCACTCGATCTGATCTTGAATTTCACATCAAATTCAATATTTGACCTGCAATCGAATTTCGAACAGGCAGAGGGAGAGAGGGTGGCAGAAGGGAGAAAGAAAATTAATAGAGATCGAGGTGCCAAATTCTCAGCCATTAGTTTGGTTAGCTGATGGGGATCACCAATTTCATCTTCCCGTTTTGCCCTCGTCACCTCTTCTTCTCTGCTGTTCTGCTAAAAAATCCAGAAACAGAAGGGAATGAATCACAGAAAGAAATATGAGCAACGTGGAAGCTCCACCTGCTCACGGCCTTAGTTCTGCTCTTCAATGGAGTCGGAGGCCACTGTAGCGGTGACTACTCGAAGCTCTCTGGCATCCTTGCACTCCGACATCGGCGGCAGCACCACCTTCATCTCCGGCGAAGACCTTGCAGCCATGAGCCGACATGATCCTGATGAGATTGACGGCGGAGGCCAGGACGGCGTCGATGTGGATGACGGATGTTGTAGGGGAGTTCCTCGACGGACATGCGCGGGAAATAAGCCATCCTTGTCCTCGCTGGTGTGCCGCCGTGACGCCGCCTGGCGCCGGAGTTCCGGTCGGGTCATCCTTGCTTGTGTCCGGATCGAGAACTTGATCTCATCAATCTTTGGAGCCCAGATAAATAGTTTCGATCAACGGTTCAGATCAAACAGTGGAGAGTGGACGGTCCAGATGGCAcctcttaaaaaaaattaacaaatattttctctattttgatatatttttaagAATAATAcataaataatttttaaaatttttaaactttgaaaaatcataataaatagCTGGGTGTCCGTAAAAATTCCCAAAAATTCTTAGAGACTCGTCTTGATGTGTACTCTAATATTGTGTCCCAAATCTTGTATTCATTAACGATCTAATCATTCGAAGTGCGAAGttaataaaaataagaaaaaaaccTTAGTCAGTTAACCGAGTGGATCGACGTCATTATTATGACGGAATTGTCTGAATTTTGAACTCGAAACCTAAAATGATGTACTTGTCTTATCTAACGGACGGTGTCTCAAATGTACGAACCGATGACACCCTTAGTCTTTGCAACTTGTAGTGAAAAAAatatagggttattaagccttgATTGGTTGACCGAGTGAATCGACGTCATTATTATAATGGAATTGTCTGAATTTTTAACCCGAAGTCTAAAATTATGTACTTGTCATATCTAACAGACAATGTCTTAAGCTTACGATCCGATGACACCCTTGCTCTTTGAAGCTCGTAGTGAAAAAatatagggttattaagccttgATTGGTTAACCGAGTGGATCGACGTCATTACTATTGTGGAATTGTCTGAATTTTGAACCCGAAGCCTAAAATGATGTACTTGTCATATCTAATGGACGGTGTCTCAAATGTACAATCCGATGACACCCTTACTCTTTGCAGCTTGTAGTGAAAAAatatagggttattaagccttggTTGGTTGACCGAGTGGATCGACGTTATTGTTATAATGGAATTGTCTGAGTTTTGAACCCGAAGCCTAAAATGATGTACTTGTCATATCTAACGGACGGTATCTCAAATGTATAATCTGATGACACCCTTACTCTTTGCAGCTTGTAGTGAAAAAATATAGGGTTATTAAGCTTTAACTAGTTGACCGAGTGGATCAATGTCATTACCTTTCCAGAATTATCTGAATTTTGAACCCAAAACCTAAAATTATGTACTTGTCATATCTAACAGACAATGTCTCAAGTGTACGATCCAATGACACCCTTGCTCTTTGAAGCTCGTAGTGAAAAAatatagggttattaagccttgATTGGTTGACCGAGTGGATCGACGTCATTACTATTATGGAATTATCTGAATTTTGAACCCGAAGCCTAAAATGATGTACTTGTCATATCTAACGGACGGTGTCTCTAATGTACAATTCGATGACACCCTTACTCTTGCAGCTTGTAGTGAAGAAatatagggttattaagccttaacCAGTTGACTGAGTGGATCGACGTCATTACTATTACACAATGCCtactaatacgctataaatatatgggtattatcaaatttatcgattttcaattttgattttttggattgcac belongs to Rosa chinensis cultivar Old Blush chromosome 4, RchiOBHm-V2, whole genome shotgun sequence and includes:
- the LOC112195791 gene encoding uncharacterized protein LOC112195791 codes for the protein MASRAANYCRSLLTQLGEKRSFATSTIPNMKPATAHVSSLSDKEQKILDKVEKRAALMKAENAPIWIVAGMVGAAVLIAIHTAKQQLVHSPVVNFRKTKRESVPEVDDPDAVVGSADKFISKSFLRKVAHIQDNTNTVHDPSRPNPFTAPRKAETLKSVGVEPSSRY